A single genomic interval of Nostoc commune NIES-4072 harbors:
- a CDS encoding CheR family methyltransferase, with product MGVSTTDFEYLRELVHHHSAVVLFGDKTYLAELHLQPIIESAGFASIPDLVTYLRTHPFNSLHVQTIEALVTNETSFFRDSHPFEALKKYVLPELIKQRESERSLNIWCAACSNGQEPYSIAILINEHFPMLPNWPVKLIATDFSSKVLARAREGHYNQLEMNRGLPINIRDRYFQKLDTDWQIKEQIRQMVDFRQLNLLQSWSSLPQFDVIFLRNVLIYFDVVTKKALLKKIKQQLKPDGYLFLGSGETTISLDESFKRVLFDKAICYRLHNPEVKIAD from the coding sequence ATGGGTGTAAGTACCACTGATTTTGAGTATCTTCGAGAGTTAGTTCATCATCATTCAGCCGTTGTGTTGTTTGGTGATAAAACCTATTTAGCAGAGTTACATTTGCAGCCAATTATCGAATCGGCAGGATTCGCTTCCATTCCTGATTTGGTTACTTACTTGCGAACTCACCCGTTTAATAGTCTTCACGTCCAGACAATCGAGGCGCTAGTCACTAACGAAACCTCATTCTTCCGTGATAGCCACCCTTTTGAAGCACTGAAAAAATATGTGTTACCAGAGTTAATTAAACAACGAGAAAGTGAGCGATCGCTCAACATTTGGTGTGCTGCCTGCTCTAATGGACAAGAACCTTATAGTATCGCCATACTAATTAATGAACATTTTCCCATGCTTCCCAATTGGCCTGTAAAATTAATTGCGACTGATTTTTCTAGTAAGGTTTTAGCGCGGGCCCGCGAGGGACATTATAACCAGCTTGAAATGAATCGTGGACTACCTATAAATATTCGCGATCGCTACTTTCAAAAGCTAGATACTGACTGGCAAATAAAGGAACAAATTCGCCAGATGGTTGATTTTCGTCAGTTGAATCTTTTGCAATCTTGGTCATCTCTGCCACAATTTGACGTTATCTTTTTACGGAATGTTTTAATCTACTTTGATGTTGTTACCAAGAAAGCCTTGTTAAAAAAGATCAAGCAGCAATTAAAGCCAGATGGATACTTGTTTCTGGGTAGTGGTGAAACGACTATCAGCTTAGATGAATCATTCAAGCGGGTTTTATTTGACAAAGCTATCTGCTATCGATTGCACAATCCTGAAGTGAAAATTGCCGATTGA
- a CDS encoding DUF3140 domain-containing protein, with protein MSKDVKSVIADFHQVVNMTPKELEFWLDTDESQTVGQKDGDDESIGHKSGRRIIQLKYKHSLRWLTVDGSQSSVIGHQPSCKCSS; from the coding sequence ATGAGCAAAGATGTTAAATCGGTGATTGCCGACTTTCATCAAGTTGTCAATATGACACCCAAGGAACTAGAGTTTTGGCTAGATACGGATGAGTCGCAAACTGTGGGGCAAAAGGATGGCGATGATGAGTCAATCGGTCATAAATCTGGGCGGCGTATCATTCAGCTAAAGTATAAACACTCTTTACGGTGGTTAACTGTTGACGGTTCTCAGTCATCAGTCATCGGTCATCAGCCTTCATGTAAATGTTCAAGTTAA
- the alaS gene encoding alanine--tRNA ligase codes for MSSNPQYLSGNEIRNIFLDFFAQRNHQILPSASLVPEDPTVLLTIAGMLPFKPIFLGQRTPEFKRATTSQKCIRTNDIENVGRTKRHQTFFEMLGNFSFGDYFKEQAIAWGWEISTQIFGISPQNLVVSVFKDDDEAFEIWRDQIGVPIARIKRLGEDDNFWVSGPTGPCGPCSEIYYDFHPERGDENIDLEDDSRFIEFYNLVFMQYNRDASGNLTPLQNKNIDTGMGLERIAQILQKVPNNYETDLIFPIIQTAAEIAGIDYHKSDEKTKVSLKVIGDHIRSVVHMIADEIRASNVGRGYVLRRLIRRVVRHGRLIGISGEFTTQVAETAIALSESAYPNVRQREAAIKAELQREESNFLRTLDRGEKLLEEIIQEVKQRGETQISGESAFTLYDTHGFPFELTQEVAEENNLTVDVDGFQKAMEIQQQGGRGAHETIDLTVQGSLDKLAEHIQVTEFLGYTQSAATAKVEAILVEGVSQEEAEAGTQVQIVLDKTPFYGESGGQIGDRGYISGDGIVVRVEDVKKESDFFVHFGRIERGTLRVGDNVTAQIDPACRRRAQANHTATHLLQAALKKIVDDSISQAGSLVSFDRLRFDFNCPRALTAEEVQQIEEQVNTWIAEAHAAKVEVLPLAEAKARGAVAMFGEKYGEEVRVIDFPNVSMELCGGTHVSNTAEIGVFKIISEAGVASGVRRIEAVSGPAILDYLNLRDKVVKDLSDRFKVKPEEVPDRITSLQSELRNTQKELETLKVQLAIAKSDSLLQTAETVGDSKIIVAQLEDVDPESLKTAAERLLQKIGNGAVVLGSVPEEGKVSIVAAFSSEVNKKGLQAGKFVGAIAKICGGGGGGRPNLAQAGGRDASKLPEALQQAESELKSALG; via the coding sequence ATGTCTTCAAATCCTCAGTACTTAAGCGGTAACGAAATTCGCAATATATTTCTCGACTTCTTTGCCCAACGGAATCACCAAATTCTCCCAAGTGCCTCCCTCGTGCCAGAAGATCCAACCGTGCTGCTGACGATCGCGGGGATGCTACCATTTAAGCCGATATTCTTGGGGCAGCGCACACCAGAATTTAAGCGAGCTACGACTTCGCAAAAGTGTATCCGCACCAACGACATCGAAAATGTCGGACGCACCAAACGGCATCAGACGTTTTTTGAGATGCTGGGCAATTTCAGCTTTGGTGATTATTTTAAAGAACAAGCGATCGCTTGGGGTTGGGAAATCTCCACACAAATCTTTGGCATTTCCCCGCAAAATCTCGTCGTCAGCGTTTTTAAAGATGATGATGAAGCCTTTGAAATTTGGCGCGATCAAATCGGTGTGCCGATAGCGAGAATTAAACGCTTGGGTGAAGATGATAACTTTTGGGTATCTGGGCCGACTGGCCCTTGTGGCCCTTGTTCAGAAATTTATTACGACTTCCACCCAGAACGCGGTGACGAAAATATAGATTTAGAAGACGATTCCCGGTTCATTGAGTTTTACAACCTGGTCTTCATGCAATATAACCGGGATGCGTCCGGTAATTTAACGCCACTGCAAAACAAGAACATCGACACCGGCATGGGTTTGGAGAGAATAGCGCAAATCCTCCAAAAAGTACCCAATAACTACGAAACTGACCTGATTTTCCCAATTATCCAAACAGCAGCCGAAATTGCTGGCATTGATTACCACAAAAGTGATGAAAAAACCAAAGTATCTCTAAAAGTTATTGGCGATCACATTCGTTCTGTTGTCCACATGATCGCTGATGAAATTCGCGCTTCCAATGTGGGACGGGGTTATGTGCTGCGGCGGTTAATTCGGCGGGTGGTACGTCATGGGCGATTAATTGGGATTTCTGGCGAATTTACTACTCAAGTTGCCGAAACTGCGATCGCTCTTTCTGAATCAGCTTACCCCAATGTGCGCCAACGGGAAGCTGCAATTAAAGCTGAGTTGCAACGGGAAGAATCGAATTTCCTCAGAACTTTGGATAGAGGCGAAAAACTGCTAGAAGAAATTATCCAAGAGGTGAAACAGCGAGGGGAAACTCAAATTAGCGGTGAAAGTGCCTTTACTCTATACGATACCCACGGTTTCCCATTTGAACTTACTCAAGAAGTTGCTGAGGAAAATAACTTGACAGTTGATGTTGATGGATTCCAGAAAGCTATGGAAATCCAACAACAAGGAGGTAGAGGCGCACACGAAACCATTGATTTAACTGTGCAAGGTTCCCTCGACAAATTGGCAGAACACATTCAAGTCACCGAGTTTTTAGGCTATACCCAATCGGCGGCGACGGCAAAAGTCGAAGCGATTTTGGTAGAAGGTGTTTCTCAAGAGGAAGCAGAAGCGGGGACACAGGTACAAATTGTCCTTGACAAAACGCCATTTTATGGTGAATCTGGCGGACAAATTGGCGATCGCGGTTATATCTCTGGTGATGGTATTGTAGTTCGGGTAGAAGATGTGAAGAAAGAATCTGATTTCTTTGTTCACTTCGGACGCATCGAACGCGGTACACTGCGCGTAGGCGATAATGTTACAGCCCAAATTGATCCGGCTTGTCGCCGTCGCGCCCAAGCTAACCATACCGCAACCCACCTGTTGCAAGCAGCTTTGAAAAAAATTGTTGATGATAGCATATCTCAAGCTGGTTCCCTAGTATCCTTTGACAGATTGCGCTTTGACTTCAACTGTCCCCGTGCGTTGACAGCAGAGGAAGTGCAACAAATTGAGGAACAGGTAAACACTTGGATTGCTGAAGCACATGCTGCAAAAGTGGAAGTATTACCTTTAGCAGAGGCGAAAGCTAGGGGTGCTGTTGCGATGTTCGGCGAAAAATACGGCGAGGAAGTGCGCGTGATTGACTTCCCCAACGTATCAATGGAACTATGCGGTGGGACTCATGTGAGTAACACGGCTGAAATTGGCGTATTTAAAATTATTTCCGAAGCTGGTGTGGCTTCTGGAGTGCGGCGTATTGAAGCTGTTTCGGGGCCAGCAATACTAGATTATCTCAACCTGCGGGATAAAGTAGTTAAAGATTTGAGCGATCGCTTTAAAGTTAAACCCGAAGAAGTACCAGACAGAATCACAAGTCTACAAAGCGAACTGAGAAATACCCAAAAGGAATTGGAAACCTTGAAAGTACAGTTAGCGATCGCAAAATCTGACAGCTTGCTGCAAACAGCCGAAACTGTAGGCGATTCTAAAATCATTGTCGCCCAATTAGAAGACGTTGATCCAGAATCATTGAAAACCGCAGCCGAACGCTTGTTGCAAAAAATCGGTAACGGTGCAGTGGTGCTGGGTTCTGTTCCTGAAGAAGGGAAAGTTAGTATAGTTGCGGCTTTTAGTTCTGAAGTCAACAAAAAAGGTTTGCAAGCTGGTAAATTTGTAGGTGCGATCGCTAAAATCTGCGGTGGTGGCGGCGGTGGAAGACCGAACTTAGCCCAAGCAGGCGGACGGGATGCGAGTAAATTACCAGAAGCGTTGCAACAAGCCGAAAGTGAGTTAAAGTCCGCCTTGGGTTAA
- the urtE gene encoding urea ABC transporter ATP-binding subunit UrtE, protein MLKISNLNVYYGESHILRNVDLSVPSGQMVCLIGRNGVGKSTLLKTIMGLLKPRSGTINLAEELINSKSPDQRAKLGIGYVPQGREIIPRLTVKENLLLGLEARRKPVKKAEIPEEVFSLFPVLKTMLSRMGGDLSGGQQQQLAIARALMGEPQLLVLDEPTEGIQPSIILEIEAAVRRIVETTGISVLLVEQHLHFVRQADYYYAMQKGGIVASGSTAELSQDVIQRFLAV, encoded by the coding sequence ATGCTAAAAATTTCTAACCTTAACGTTTACTACGGTGAAAGCCATATTCTCCGCAATGTGGATTTAAGCGTACCATCGGGGCAAATGGTATGCCTGATTGGTCGTAATGGCGTAGGGAAATCTACTTTACTCAAAACAATTATGGGTTTACTCAAACCCCGCAGTGGTACTATTAACTTAGCTGAAGAATTAATTAACTCGAAATCTCCTGACCAAAGGGCAAAGTTAGGAATTGGTTATGTCCCCCAAGGACGAGAAATTATCCCCCGGTTGACAGTTAAAGAAAATCTACTGCTGGGGTTGGAAGCTAGACGCAAACCAGTAAAAAAAGCAGAAATTCCAGAGGAAGTTTTTAGCTTATTCCCGGTGTTAAAAACCATGCTTTCGCGGATGGGTGGTGATTTAAGTGGTGGACAGCAGCAACAATTAGCGATCGCTCGTGCTTTAATGGGAGAACCTCAATTACTCGTCTTAGATGAACCCACCGAAGGTATTCAACCCTCCATCATCCTAGAAATTGAAGCCGCAGTCCGTCGCATTGTCGAAACTACAGGTATTTCTGTTCTATTAGTAGAGCAACATTTGCACTTTGTCCGTCAGGCTGATTACTATTACGCTATGCAAAAAGGTGGTATTGTCGCCTCCGGTTCCACAGCCGAACTCAGCCAAGATGTGATTCAACGCTTTTTAGCTGTTTAA
- a CDS encoding protein-glutamate methylesterase/protein-glutamine glutaminase, protein MPKIRVLIVDDAVVVRSRVSKILSSDPELEVVGVAANGRIALAKISHVNPDVIILDIEMPEMDGLQTLSAIRQKYPRLPVIMYSTFTYSGAIATLEALSLGASDYATKPSNLGNVEAATQHIRDDLIPKIKVFGAFFTTPSIITHPVIFPLRSDIQQVEVVAIGVSTGGPNALAVVLKEFPADLSVPILIVQHMPPMFTKLLAKQLASKCQIPVDEAVSGQILKPGHAWIAPGDFHLIVQRDKTGVRLVTHQASPENSCRPSVDVLLRSVAQVYGAGAMAVILTGMGQDGLHGCQCIREAGGQVLAQDKATSVVWGMPSFVVNAGLANQILPLNEIADEIMYRIRFNQVPPSEL, encoded by the coding sequence ATGCCCAAAATCCGGGTACTAATTGTCGATGACGCCGTAGTAGTACGGAGTCGAGTAAGTAAAATTTTGTCTAGCGATCCAGAACTGGAGGTGGTAGGAGTCGCGGCTAACGGTCGTATTGCCCTTGCCAAGATTTCCCATGTTAATCCCGATGTGATCATCTTGGATATCGAGATGCCGGAGATGGATGGTTTGCAAACCCTGTCCGCTATTCGACAAAAGTATCCACGCTTACCAGTGATTATGTATAGTACCTTCACATACAGTGGAGCGATCGCAACCCTAGAAGCTCTTTCTTTAGGTGCTTCAGACTATGCCACAAAACCTAGTAACTTAGGAAATGTAGAGGCAGCAACCCAACATATTCGGGATGATTTAATTCCTAAAATTAAGGTATTTGGTGCATTTTTCACAACACCAAGCATCATTACTCATCCAGTTATTTTTCCCCTTCGTAGCGATATACAGCAGGTGGAGGTTGTGGCAATTGGAGTTTCTACCGGAGGCCCAAATGCTCTAGCTGTAGTGCTTAAGGAGTTTCCAGCAGATTTATCAGTGCCGATTTTGATTGTGCAACACATGCCGCCAATGTTTACGAAACTACTAGCTAAACAATTAGCTTCCAAGTGTCAAATCCCAGTAGATGAAGCAGTTTCTGGACAAATACTAAAACCGGGACATGCTTGGATTGCCCCAGGAGATTTTCATCTAATCGTGCAACGAGACAAAACTGGAGTTCGACTTGTTACCCATCAAGCATCCCCCGAAAATTCTTGTCGTCCTTCAGTCGATGTGCTGTTGCGATCGGTTGCACAGGTTTACGGGGCTGGGGCGATGGCTGTTATCCTCACAGGTATGGGGCAAGATGGGTTGCATGGCTGTCAGTGCATACGCGAGGCGGGTGGACAGGTACTTGCACAAGATAAAGCTACTAGCGTCGTGTGGGGAATGCCTAGTTTTGTCGTTAATGCCGGACTTGCTAATCAAATTCTTCCACTTAATGAGATCGCAGATGAAATTATGTACAGAATTCGTTTCAATCAAGTTCCTCCTTCAGAACTGTAA
- a CDS encoding ATP-dependent Zn protease, protein MSQTSLNLVAISIFLMTLSVLLGPFLNLSPAVPSLATFAILGIATFDSFSLQGKGGTIFLDWIAGFSSEHRDRIVHHEAGHFLIAYLLGIPVTGYTLSAWEAWKQGQPGQGGVSFDDAELASQLEVGKISAQMLDRYCTVWMAGIAAETLVFNNAEGGGDDKNKLIGVLTILGFPESVYQQKLRFHTLQAKTLLQENWSSYEALVNAMRQRTSVQDCHAELGVRS, encoded by the coding sequence ATGAGCCAGACTAGCCTAAATTTAGTTGCAATATCTATCTTTCTGATGACTCTATCGGTATTGCTGGGGCCATTCTTGAATTTATCGCCCGCAGTACCGTCGCTTGCTACCTTCGCTATTTTGGGAATAGCCACTTTTGACAGCTTTAGCTTGCAAGGCAAGGGTGGTACTATCTTTTTAGATTGGATTGCTGGATTTTCAAGTGAACACCGCGATCGCATCGTCCACCACGAAGCAGGGCATTTCTTGATTGCTTACCTGTTAGGTATTCCCGTTACCGGCTACACTCTCAGCGCTTGGGAAGCCTGGAAACAGGGGCAACCTGGACAAGGCGGCGTTAGCTTTGATGATGCCGAATTAGCATCTCAACTAGAAGTGGGTAAAATCAGTGCCCAAATGCTAGATCGGTACTGCACTGTTTGGATGGCGGGTATTGCTGCTGAAACCCTAGTTTTTAATAATGCTGAGGGGGGAGGCGATGATAAAAATAAGCTAATAGGAGTCTTGACAATTTTGGGCTTTCCTGAATCAGTTTATCAGCAGAAACTGCGGTTTCATACCCTCCAGGCAAAAACCCTACTGCAAGAAAATTGGTCGAGCTACGAGGCTTTAGTTAATGCCATGCGACAACGCACTTCGGTACAAGATTGTCATGCGGAGTTAGGAGTTAGGAGTTAG
- a CDS encoding type II toxin-antitoxin system VapC family toxin: protein MLLDTSGLLCFLHKDEPQHERAVELIATTSRTRLTHNYVLAELVALALVRGFSRSIVLSYSLELINNSNVQIVWVDEPLHQEAIDLLLARQDKTYSLCDAVSFVLMRRQGIMEALTTDKHFEQEGFTRLLRSAG, encoded by the coding sequence ATGCTGCTTGATACGTCAGGATTGCTCTGCTTTCTCCATAAAGATGAGCCACAACATGAAAGAGCAGTTGAACTGATTGCTACTACAAGCAGAACTCGGCTTACGCACAACTATGTTCTAGCAGAATTAGTGGCTCTAGCATTAGTTAGAGGTTTTTCCCGTTCAATTGTACTGTCATACAGCCTTGAACTAATCAACAATTCAAACGTTCAAATTGTATGGGTTGATGAGCCGCTACATCAAGAAGCAATAGATTTATTGTTAGCAAGACAGGATAAAACCTATTCATTATGTGATGCTGTAAGCTTTGTGTTGATGCGTAGGCAAGGAATTATGGAGGCATTAACAACTGATAAACACTTTGAGCAAGAAGGTTTTACTCGTTTGTTGCGGTCAGCAGGCTAA
- a CDS encoding methyl-accepting chemotaxis protein, with protein MTTNRAGKTANSKSPSVDSADSQPTDDSVIKVQLQALLIALKAAKNGDFTVRLADENNELGEITSVFNELVSLNQNFANEVNRLASEIGIEGKLGSQAVVKGAGGNWKESLDNLNQMSTNLREQIKGINEVSLAVAQGNLSKQIEASNAGEFKQLTDNANQMISSLKSSIRQMTEVATAVASSAEELTAVSKEMSDNAEQTAEQATSASASAEQVSQNTNTVVTAVEEMNASIREIAKTVTQGAKVTTEAVKTADRTNETINKLGQSSIEIGKVIKVITSIAGQTNLLALNATIEAARAGDAGRGFAVVANEVKELAKQTASATEDISLRIEAIQTDTKSAVQAITQITTIINQINDFQSTIASAIEEQTATTNEIGRNMAEAAKGTSDIAKSIGIVALNTQSTTTGTSNTLEAATELSRMAVDLQKVVNQFKY; from the coding sequence ATGACTACAAATCGGGCTGGGAAAACAGCCAACTCTAAATCTCCCTCGGTGGATAGTGCAGATTCGCAACCTACCGATGACAGTGTAATAAAAGTGCAATTGCAAGCGTTACTAATAGCACTTAAGGCGGCAAAAAACGGTGATTTTACCGTCCGTTTAGCTGATGAGAATAATGAACTGGGTGAAATCACCTCAGTTTTTAATGAATTGGTAAGTTTAAATCAAAACTTTGCTAACGAAGTTAATCGTTTAGCATCCGAGATTGGTATTGAAGGAAAACTTGGTTCTCAAGCCGTTGTCAAAGGAGCAGGTGGGAATTGGAAAGAATCGCTCGACAACTTGAATCAGATGTCTACAAATTTAAGAGAGCAGATAAAAGGTATTAATGAGGTCAGCCTTGCCGTTGCTCAAGGAAATTTGTCCAAGCAAATCGAGGCAAGCAATGCAGGAGAGTTTAAACAGCTCACGGATAATGCAAATCAGATGATTAGCAGCCTCAAGTCTTCAATCAGACAGATGACAGAGGTGGCAACAGCAGTTGCATCTTCGGCTGAAGAACTGACCGCAGTCAGTAAAGAAATGAGTGACAACGCCGAACAAACAGCCGAACAAGCCACTTCTGCCTCTGCTTCTGCTGAACAGGTAAGTCAGAATACTAATACAGTGGTGACTGCCGTAGAAGAGATGAATGCTAGCATTCGAGAAATTGCTAAGACCGTTACCCAAGGAGCAAAGGTGACGACGGAGGCAGTTAAAACAGCCGATCGCACGAACGAGACAATTAACAAACTCGGTCAAAGCAGCATCGAAATTGGTAAAGTTATTAAAGTCATTACCTCGATCGCAGGGCAAACAAACCTGCTAGCACTCAATGCTACGATTGAGGCGGCTAGAGCCGGAGATGCAGGTAGAGGATTTGCCGTAGTCGCAAATGAGGTGAAAGAATTAGCCAAACAAACGGCAAGTGCGACTGAAGATATCAGCTTGCGAATTGAAGCAATTCAGACAGATACAAAAAGCGCCGTTCAAGCCATCACTCAAATTACTACTATTATTAATCAAATCAACGACTTCCAAAGCACGATCGCCAGCGCTATTGAGGAACAAACAGCAACAACAAATGAAATTGGTCGAAATATGGCTGAGGCAGCCAAAGGAACCTCAGATATTGCTAAAAGTATTGGAATTGTGGCACTTAATACTCAAAGTACAACTACAGGAACCAGTAATACATTAGAGGCAGCCACAGAATTATCTAGAATGGCAGTAGATTTGCAGAAAGTCGTCAATCAGTTCAAGTATTAA
- a CDS encoding DUF2945 domain-containing protein gives MAEQFKNGDRVEWNTSQGKTTGKVVKKLTSPTDIKEHHIAASQDNPEYLVESDKTGKQAAHKPDALKKVKE, from the coding sequence ATGGCTGAACAATTCAAAAATGGCGATCGGGTTGAATGGAACACTTCACAAGGCAAGACAACTGGCAAAGTAGTAAAAAAACTCACTTCACCTACAGATATTAAAGAACACCATATTGCTGCAAGTCAAGATAATCCTGAGTACTTAGTTGAAAGTGATAAGACAGGAAAACAAGCTGCTCACAAGCCTGATGCTCTTAAGAAAGTAAAGGAGTAA
- a CDS encoding PIN domain-containing protein, translating into MKVLLDTNIVLDFLLHAELLFQKIDSGRVVEYVTATTLTDIFYISRRHTRSIEQARQAVSEMLTAMVICPVNRAVLESAFGSGLADFEDAIQIACAIAQRLDAILTRDTQGFLSSSLPILSIHKLLQQLGVQDSD; encoded by the coding sequence GTGAAAGTTTTACTTGATACTAATATTGTTCTAGATTTTCTGTTGCACGCAGAACTTTTGTTTCAGAAGATTGATTCTGGTCGTGTCGTTGAATATGTTACAGCGACAACACTTACAGATATTTTTTATATTTCCCGAAGACATACCCGTAGCATTGAGCAAGCACGACAAGCAGTTTCAGAAATGCTGACTGCTATGGTAATTTGTCCTGTTAATCGAGCCGTCTTGGAATCAGCTTTTGGATCTGGTTTAGCTGATTTTGAAGATGCTATTCAAATCGCTTGTGCTATTGCTCAAAGGTTAGACGCTATTTTGACACGCGATACGCAAGGTTTTTTGAGTTCATCTTTACCCATTTTATCAATTCATAAGTTGTTACAGCAGTTGGGGGTGCAAGATAGCGATTAG